In a genomic window of Pseudomonas oryzihabitans:
- a CDS encoding muconate cycloisomerase family protein: protein MASPTLERLETLIVDLPTIRPHKLAMHTMHGQTLVILKLHCSDGIVGLGEATTIGGLSYAGESPESIKTNLDTWIAPALIGQDATNLNALMQRIDRSVRGNTFARSAVETALLDAQGKRLGLPVAELLGGRVRDGVECAWTLASGDTGKDIDEAELMLDLRRHRHFKLKIGSRSPAQDVAHVAAIKRALGERASVRVDVNQAWSEAAAIKAVRDLAAAGVELVEQPLPRYDRLGMARLNAHSPIPLMADEAIESVADAFALAQAGVAPIFALKIAKTGGPRAVLRAAAIAEAAGIGLYGGTMLEGSIGTLASAHAFATLDRLEWHTELFGPLLLTEDILIDPPQYRDFQLLVPTTPGLGVQLDEERLARFARR from the coding sequence ATGGCCAGTCCTACTCTAGAAAGGTTGGAGACACTGATCGTCGACCTGCCGACCATCCGCCCGCACAAGCTGGCCATGCATACCATGCACGGGCAGACCCTGGTGATCCTCAAGCTGCATTGCAGCGACGGTATCGTCGGTCTAGGCGAGGCGACCACCATCGGCGGACTCAGCTATGCCGGCGAAAGTCCGGAAAGCATCAAGACCAACCTGGATACCTGGATCGCCCCCGCGCTGATCGGCCAGGACGCCACCAACCTCAATGCGCTCATGCAGCGTATCGATCGCAGCGTGCGCGGCAACACCTTTGCCCGCAGCGCCGTGGAGACCGCGCTGCTGGATGCCCAGGGCAAGCGCCTGGGGCTGCCGGTGGCCGAATTGCTCGGGGGGCGGGTGCGCGACGGGGTGGAGTGCGCCTGGACCCTGGCCAGCGGTGACACCGGCAAGGATATCGACGAGGCCGAACTCATGCTCGACCTGCGTCGGCATCGGCACTTCAAACTCAAGATCGGCAGTCGCAGCCCCGCCCAGGACGTCGCCCATGTCGCCGCCATCAAGCGTGCGCTCGGCGAGCGCGCCTCCGTACGGGTCGACGTGAACCAGGCCTGGAGCGAGGCGGCGGCGATCAAGGCCGTGCGTGACCTGGCCGCCGCCGGCGTTGAGCTGGTCGAGCAGCCGCTGCCGCGTTATGACCGCCTGGGCATGGCTCGCCTGAACGCCCACAGCCCGATTCCGCTGATGGCCGACGAAGCCATCGAGTCCGTTGCCGATGCCTTTGCCCTGGCCCAGGCCGGTGTCGCTCCCATCTTCGCCTTGAAGATCGCCAAGACCGGCGGCCCCAGGGCCGTCCTGCGCGCCGCGGCCATCGCCGAAGCCGCCGGCATCGGACTCTATGGCGGCACCATGCTCGAAGGCAGCATCGGTACCCTCGCCAGTGCCCATGCCTTCGCCACCCTGGACCGCCTGGAGTGGCACACGGAGCTCTTCGGGCCCTTGCTGCTGACCGAGGACATCCTCATCGATCCGCCGCAGTACCGCGACTTCCAGCTACTGGTCCCGACCACTCCGGGACTCGGCGTCCAGCTCGATGAAGAACGCCTGGCGCGCTTCGCCCGCCGTTGA
- a CDS encoding LysR family transcriptional regulator — MELRQLRYFCVLAKTLNFTRAAELLHIAQPPLSRQIQQMEDELGVVLIERGRPLKLTEAGRFFNEQAAQLLEQFERTCADTRRMSEASKRFLSIGFAPSTLYGQLPDLIRRLRSHGDIELNLAELITLQQVEALKRGRIDIGFGRILIEDPSITQVILREDPLVAVLPKGHPLLAAPVSLAQLARQPFILYPGSPRPSYADHVLKLFASQGLNIHVAQTPNELQTAIGLVAAGVGVTLVPASVQRLHRDDIGYTPLLDAQATSPIVVSYRADDHSAMLLEVLAELEQLAPTGV, encoded by the coding sequence GTGGAACTCCGGCAACTACGCTACTTCTGCGTGCTGGCGAAGACGCTCAACTTCACCCGGGCAGCGGAACTCCTGCACATTGCCCAGCCGCCGCTGAGCCGGCAGATCCAGCAGATGGAAGATGAACTCGGTGTGGTACTGATCGAGCGCGGTCGCCCGTTGAAACTGACTGAAGCCGGTCGGTTCTTCAACGAGCAGGCGGCGCAACTGCTCGAGCAGTTCGAACGTACCTGCGCCGATACCCGTCGTATGAGCGAGGCCAGCAAGAGATTCCTCAGTATCGGCTTCGCGCCGTCGACCCTCTATGGCCAACTTCCCGATCTGATCCGCCGGCTGCGCAGCCACGGCGACATCGAGCTGAATCTCGCGGAGTTGATCACCCTGCAGCAGGTCGAGGCGCTCAAACGCGGACGCATCGATATCGGCTTCGGGCGCATCCTCATCGAGGACCCATCCATCACCCAAGTCATCCTCCGCGAGGATCCCCTGGTGGCAGTGCTACCCAAGGGCCATCCGCTGCTGGCGGCACCGGTCAGCCTGGCTCAGCTGGCGCGACAACCCTTCATCCTCTATCCGGGCTCGCCCCGCCCCAGCTACGCGGACCATGTGCTCAAGCTGTTCGCCAGCCAGGGCCTGAACATTCATGTGGCCCAGACACCCAATGAACTGCAGACGGCCATTGGCCTGGTGGCAGCCGGGGTCGGAGTGACCCTGGTGCCGGCGTCGGTGCAGCGCCTGCACCGCGATGACATCGGCTACACCCCGCTGCTAGACGCCCAGGCAACCTCGCCCATCGTGGTCAGCTACCGTGCCGACGACCACTCCGCCATGCTGCTGGAAGTCTTGGCGGAACTGGAACAGTTAGCGCCCACAGGCGTGTGA